The following proteins come from a genomic window of Lycium ferocissimum isolate CSIRO_LF1 chromosome 4, AGI_CSIRO_Lferr_CH_V1, whole genome shotgun sequence:
- the LOC132052728 gene encoding uncharacterized protein LOC132052728 → MSEETPFYPREKLVEKQKFYQSVQKHTYLKGRYDKLTSVAIPAALAATALFMIGRGIYNMSHGIGKKE, encoded by the exons ATGTCAGAAGAAACACCTTTCTATCCCAGAGAAAAGCTTGTTGAGAAGCAAAAGTTTTACCAAAGCGTTCAGAAGCACACATACTTGAAAGGTCGTTATGACAAGCTTACATCAGTGGCCATTCCAGCTGCCTTGGCAGCTACTGCTCTGTTTATGATT GGGAGAGGGATCTACAATATGTCTCATGGCATAGGGAAGAAGGAATAA